The proteins below are encoded in one region of Segatella copri:
- a CDS encoding CPBP family intramembrane glutamic endopeptidase — protein MEKEKLSAILSKGRNGTKGWFLYRAWPGTRSAIYVYLMSMLAAFPVGIAAALSCEFIEFLTKTTINSAWIPAIYMLAAELYMIHKCRKKFHLRVRLEKIQQKPKAIIFLLVFLVGLFQAIPMSVLERFMDLPDYMEQDFVNLAHNPIGILVLCIIAPIAEEYLFRGLMMRKMLRWNISPWYAIIGSSIMFGLIHLNPAQIPGPIILGIVMAWMCYRTRSLIPGIIIHITNNTLCLIPEECYDTYIASTPMMEASLSLISIAIVILSIWLFNKKTAAAS, from the coding sequence ATGGAAAAAGAGAAACTTTCAGCAATCCTATCAAAGGGAAGAAACGGAACCAAGGGATGGTTTCTGTATCGTGCATGGCCTGGCACCAGAAGTGCCATCTACGTCTATCTGATGTCCATGCTTGCAGCCTTTCCGGTTGGCATTGCAGCAGCTTTGAGCTGCGAATTTATCGAATTCCTGACGAAGACAACCATCAATAGTGCATGGATCCCGGCAATTTATATGCTGGCTGCAGAGCTATATATGATTCATAAATGCCGGAAGAAATTCCACCTGCGTGTTCGCCTGGAAAAGATTCAGCAGAAGCCTAAGGCAATCATCTTCTTGCTGGTTTTCTTGGTGGGACTGTTCCAGGCCATTCCTATGAGTGTTTTAGAAAGATTCATGGATTTGCCTGATTACATGGAGCAGGATTTTGTTAACCTGGCACATAATCCGATTGGAATTCTGGTGCTCTGCATCATTGCTCCTATAGCCGAAGAATACCTCTTCCGCGGATTGATGATGCGAAAGATGCTGAGATGGAACATCAGTCCCTGGTATGCTATCATCGGCTCAAGCATCATGTTCGGGCTCATCCATCTCAACCCGGCACAGATTCCTGGACCCATCATTCTGGGAATCGTCATGGCGTGGATGTGTTACCGAACCAGGAGTTTGATTCCGGGCATCATCATCCACATCACCAACAATACGCTCTGCCTGATTCCTGAAGAATGCTACGATACTTACATCGCCAGCACTCCGATGATGGAAGCAAGCCTCAGCCTGATAAGCATCGCAATCGTCATTCTGTCGATTTGGCTCTTCAACAAGAAGACTGCTGCTGCATCGTAA